The Neodiprion fabricii isolate iyNeoFabr1 chromosome 4, iyNeoFabr1.1, whole genome shotgun sequence genome window below encodes:
- the LOC124180959 gene encoding acyl-CoA Delta-9 desaturase-like, with product MFNKKYEKELYIMFCFVIPTAVPVIFWGETLLHAILTQCFIRYVLVLNGIWSVNSFAHLWGHRPYNRVINPAENSIVSLVSGGEGSHNYHHTFPWDYKASEWPYMRFNFTTLWIDAFSKMGWAYDLREASPAFVKKVIGEIGDKYNESSLIH from the exons ATGTTCAATAAGAA ATATGAAAAAGAATTGTACATCATGTTTTGCTTCGTAATTCCGACGGCAGTACCAGTTATATTTTGGGGTGAAACGTTGCTGCATGCGATTTTAACTCAATGCTTCATACGCTACGTGCTGGTCCTTAATGGTATTTGGTCCGTCAACAGTTTTGCACATCTTTGGGGCCATCGTCCATACAACAG AGTGATCAATCCTGCAGAAAACTCCATAGTTTCTTTGGTGTCAGGCGGTGAAGGCTCTCACAATTATCACCACACGTTCCCCTGGGACTACAAGGCTTCTGAATGGCCATACATGAGATTCAATTTCACCACATTATGGATtgatgcattttcaaaaatgggatGGGCGTATGATCTCCGAGAAGCATCACCTGCCTTCGTGAAGAAAGTTATCGGAGAAATTGGTGATAAATATAACGAATCGTCCCTAATTCATTAG